AGTTTGCTCTGCAGGAAAGCTTGCCCCTTCTCCAACTGTCTTTCCTTGTCCTCTagctgctgcagcccccggTTCTTGCGGAACTCGCGGCGGATGAAAGCGAGGTAGAAATCCCGGTCGGTGTAACGCAGCCCACGGCCCTGGCGCAGCAGGGCCCGGTAGAGGGTCAGGACAGCCTCCCGGGACCACGCTGCCATGGGGGAAGACGGGTGCGTGGACGGGCGACCTAGAGAGAGGTGACAAAGCGCGGGACCCGAGTCAGCTTTCACCTCCCGGAGGGAAGCACCGgccgctgcctcctcctccacgCCTGGCCTCGCAAACCACCGTCCTCCCCGGCCCGGGAAGGGACGGGACAGCCTCTCGAACGACCCACCGGGGATAACAGGCTCTCTTAAGGGCGCAAGGCCGCACGGCCTGCtgcgggggtgggggaggaacCGGCGGGACCCACGGCCTCGCCCTTCCCGTGGAGCTCCCCGCCGGGCTGGGGTCGAGCCCTCCGAGGCCCCGCGGGGACCGACCGTATCGGACTCACCGGGAACGGAccggggggaaggaggaggaggagcaggagggagggaaagggctCCGGGTCCCTCACGGCAACCGATTCCCTCTCGGGGTCACCCGGCAACATGGCCGATCCGCTTCCGTGTCGTGACCCCGGCCCCGCCAATCGTAGAGCGAGACTTCGCCGAGGGGGCGGTGACGCAGCGCCGTCTCCCCCTACCGGCGGGGCGCCGCACCCGCCGCCTGGTACagcgcgcgggggggggggggggagacactctgcgccgcccgcccgcgcaGGGAGGCTGCCCCctgccggcggggaggggcACCGCcgctcccagctgctcccagctgctcccagctgctcccagctgctcccagttgctcccagttgctcccagttgctcccagctgGGACTGGGACGGGGCTAGGCCGGGCCCGGTGCTGGTCTGGTTTGAGGAGGCCGTGCCCCTTCGAGGGGGTGATGAGCCGGCTTCctcaggcggggggggggggaatggggggtcGGGGACACGCTGAAagtgttgcaaatattctggtaaagaaataaaaatttcatcacatagaagagttgggtttgattaagaagtaaaattgtgaagcagagggtataggattgttaagtttgaaatgtagccatagaaacttcaGGAACTGTGTGATGTGTGACTGTAGGAACCTTAacattgttaaagtttgaaatagctaaccctagaaacctcaccaggaagttacaGGGTTTACTGTGTTTGGTTTCGAGAAACTGAGGAAACTGTCAcggacaccagtttgctgcttggaaacccccttacccttcccatctcgagTTGAGTATCGAAGATTCCAATCAgtagagctaagtgtaactgaccaatgatgggttttaaataagaatattgataaggttatataatcaaagggccaatcattataaaggttaaatttaagagtgagcatagtatgcatttttatgtaaagaaaCTTATataacaatgacctgacaggaaaaaaatctataaaagcTGATGCATTTTGATACTAGGTTGGACACACCTTTGGAggagtgcccccccccccccgcgcagtgtccccagcgctgcaataaacgaagtgcctgcttcttaacttcacactggcgttaaggagttttattctggatttcaaTAACAAAATGGCTGTGGGGAAGGGCTGAGGGCgagtgggacccccccccagtacAGCCTGGAGGGACCCAGGCTGCTCCGCTTCCCAACTGGCCTTGAGCGGCCACCATGGTGGGGAGAGGagtcttcccttccccctcagACTTGCAGCTGCCCCGGAGGCCGGGGTGGGCACCCACGCTGAAGCCACCTTGGGACACAGGGCTCGTTCCGCCCTGGAAGGTCTCGTTAGCAGCCCGGGCTTCATGAGCTGTGGTGAAACCGGCTCCACGCGCGGGCGAGTGTGTTCCCCACGGCCCAAAACAGCTGGAGCACCAATAGGTGTTTCCTTTTGTCATTCTGCCTTTGACGGGCCTAAATGGCATCATGCTTCGTGTGAGAAAGGGGAGAGTTCAGCACGCTGCAGCGAGTCGACAGCCACAGCGCAGGCTGTCACGATCACCGCCGGCTGTGCGCGCTGGCTGCCCAGGGTGACGTGGGGGTAAATGGAGAAGGTTTCTCTGGTGCTTCAGGGTAGGCAGGGCACAGTGGGTTCATGCTGCCTGTCTGAAGGCACCTCTGACTGCCCTGATGCTTTTTACAGAATAACTTATCAAATTCGAGCTCCTTATCTTTATCTCCAAGGAACCTCAGGGCCTCATCTGGAAGTCTCAAGGGGTCTAGGAGAAGGGCAGTAGCTGGCAGCCTCTCTGGGGTCTGCctgaggagatggaaggagcATCCTGAAGCCAGGACCTTCCACCCCTCCATCCAGGTGCAAATCCCCCTTTTCCATTCTTGCCTTCTCCACTATATGCCTACTCTGGGATCTAATTATTCCTCCTTagccatctcctcctccccagatCCTACCAAAATGTAAAACATAACTGCATATGCTGTGCCTCCCCTGGGGGAGAGGGTGAGAGAAAGAGCAAACTGTGTGTGACAGAGGAGAGCCACATCACTTCACACACTTCTCAGCGACACCAGATATGACAGCGATAGAAttgaacaggaagaaaaccagaagctCTGGACTGGCTCGCTCCCTGCCAGTCTCCTCTTGTTCATTTCCTTTCCGAGATAAACAACCCCAATCATTTTGATCTCTCTTTGTGAGCAATTTTACCATGCCCCTAATCAGCCCTTTCTGAGAAAGACTTACTTGAACTGCAGACAGTattcccagagaggctgtgctaGTGATTTACATAATAGCATTATCATATTTTCCATATtattctccctttcttccttctgcatgCTAATATTTcgtgtgtgcttttttttttaacctgcagCTACTCACAGAGCCAGGGTTTGTGTGACATCCAGATCCTTTCCTGAGTTGCTAGAGACTGTGTGGAGCTTTGTAATTCTTATGtgcaatttgttttctcttctgactTTGCATGTGCCCAGTTAAACCTTCGCAAATGTGTGGTGTTGCCCATTTGCcacatttgcattttacttACAGTCCTTTCTGATCTCCTCAAGAGTCAATAGCTTTGAGTCatctcttaaaaatgtttggtaTATTGTTCATCTTTGTTTCCAGATCATCAGTTCATGTACTAAGCTATCCAGGGCCTCGGAGGCAGCGTTTGTATTCCCTACCCTTAACCTTCTGCCAGAATGAAAATGGATCTTTGAACCTTCCACCCGGCttcctgcctcctccttggGTTGTTGatccacagaaatattttactcCTCACAACAGGGCTCTGTCGCCTCTGGGCAGGTGCGCTGATGAGCCCAGTCCCTGAAACTCTCAAGTCCGGATCAAAACTTGCGCAGCTACGTGCGGCAGACCCCTGATGCGCTACGAACGGGATCGGCCGGATCAGGCTGCGCAACGGTGGGCTTTCCTTGCCGCCCTCCCGCCATGGCAGCCAAGGGCTGCGGGCCTCCGTAagtgccccctccccagcctggccccctTGGGTTGTGCCTGTTTTAGCGTTTCTCtctgttcccccccccgcccaggcTGGCCGCCAGCTCCCAGGCCCCTCGCCAGcagctgtgtgtgcatgttGTGAACTCCTCCAGCCACGCCACGCAGCGTGCCTCCAaaccgccccggcccctccggGGAGGCCACTCACGGTACCCACTGCCTGATGTGGGTTCCCCACGTCCACGCTGTGCGGGCACGGGTTTTCAACCTGCCCCTTCTCTCTTGCAAAGAGAAAGGTGAGCGCAACGGCAGAGCAACGCGTGACCGACGCCATCCCGGCTGCCGTGCGAGTGCCGGACCTCTAGTGACGTGGCAGGGGTTGTCAACTTGAACTCTGCCTTGAGACAGTGAAGCAAAATCCCCCCCACCTCGTGTTTCCCAAGCTGGCCGGCTCCTCTGCTGATCCGCCGCACGCAGCCACACGAGTGGGGACCTACCCAGCACCCCCAAAGACTTGTGCTGCCCTGATGGCATGGTGGCCCTGGCGCCCCATAGCCCACAGAGCCCTGTTGCCTGGTGGCTTCTTTGCCCGTGGACCAGCTGGGAATGGGGTGCCCCCCGTGACTCCAGCCTGCGTCCCTGCAAGAAAGGGAATTTACTTGCCCCGACCGGGCAAGGTGCAGGTGGAGAGGAGGGAGCGCACCTTAGCCTGGAGAACAGTAACGACCTTTGTTTCCCCAATGACGAAGTGAGCTTGTGAAATGTCAAAGGCAGCATGGGTGATGGGGCACAATAACCCATGTTGCTACCCGGGATAAGGCACAGAATCCCCCCTGTTCCCTGCGAGTCTCCGGAGCCACCACTCCTCTGCCATTCTTCTTATGCTTGCAGCCGGTCCTCCCACTCAAGTAGCCACTGCCATGGGCTCTGATGGCCACCAAAAGCAGCACACTGCTGCCCCTGAGCCCGGcttgcagcctctgctcctggcAGTCAAGTGCCATCCCCAGGGCTTCCCATCACCCATTTTGCAAGGGCAGGACCATTCCCAGCCGGGGAGACATCCCTGTGCCGCCCGCCACCAGCCAGCAAACCCTCCCTGGACAGCAGGGAGGTGAACGTCACCCGTAGAGCTGCAAATGGCATCTTGGAGGGGCTCTGCAgggtcaggaaaaaaacctgcgCTTGGAAACAGAAGGCTGGCCTCTTACAGGAGCCAGAAAGCAATGCCAAAACACGAGAGGGAAGATGGGCAGTGACCCACCAATGCCATCAGAGCCTGGGCTTAATATCCTTAATATCTTTTAGTAAATGGACCTTGCAAGAGGCCTTTTGGCAGTCTAACTCCGTTCAACAGCTCTCTCTTTCATTGCAGCcctatttctttacttttcttgaACAATTGCAAGGATTAATGACATTTGGGCTCCTGCTTTCCGGCTGCGATGAGCCGTGAGGGGCAGAGGGCCAAGGGTAGCGCAGGTGGCTTCTTTCCCTGAACCCCCAGCAGCTTTGATGTTGAGCGCATGTGGGAAAGATGACGGGTGCCGAGGGAGGAGAGACCGCTGGTAAGCAGCTGCCTTTCAAGGGCCATTCCTGATTTACAGCCGAGACCCGGATTTTAGAAAGAGAGTAACTAGCCGCTCTGGGGAGCCACACTCAGGGTATGTTTTTGccagggggaaggaaaggaaaggttcccagccccgctgctgctGAAGTGGGGCTTTTCAGCTCCCcagcctccagccctgcagcccgGGGGGCTGCAAACACTGGCAGTGGCGAGTGGTCTCCCGTGGGATGCAGAGCTGCCGCCgctgcaaggtcctgcaccaaTGGTCACTGAGGAAGCTCCGTTTTATTACCTAACAAattgaaaatgctgctgtagTATTTTGCAATTGGTCCACACGCACCTTCATTCCCAGCATGGCTCGTGTTTCTTCAGGCAAATTTCCCTGTGGCTGGGTTTCTTggggacttttttc
The nucleotide sequence above comes from Buteo buteo chromosome 19, bButBut1.hap1.1, whole genome shotgun sequence. Encoded proteins:
- the MIURF gene encoding mitochondrial ribosome and complex I assembly factor AltMIEF1; amino-acid sequence: MAAWSREAVLTLYRALLRQGRGLRYTDRDFYLAFIRREFRKNRGLQQLEDKERQLEKGQAFLQSKLGGLV